A window of the Candidatus Nanoarchaeia archaeon genome harbors these coding sequences:
- the purD gene encoding phosphoribosylamine--glycine ligase — translation MAKVMIVGNGGREHALGWSIAQDPEVEEVLYAKGNPGTAAEEKSRNVVVDAKPLDGTKKVNFEKLADIVEKESIEMIVVGPEQPLLDGITDFFHDRGYTHIFGPTARASQIEADKFLSEQLMASLGIPRAASYLCPNPGSARKWIPKVDSEGVVLKPRGPTGGKGVLVCGTKEEALAKLDSHAEKYGHELLVVERLFGQEFSVFGIADGKSFLPIETAVQDHKPLYDNDQGPNTGGMGAYCPVPIADADIVRRAADTMMTPIIRKLAEIETPYTGFLYAGMIMTVEGPKVLEYNCRLGDPETQALVMMLKSGLYQPIKLALEGRLHEALFPLKEGAACCVVMASDGYGERENFATGFPISGLKETAAWHVKVFHAGTAIDDKDEVVTASGRVLGVTSYSEQGLAEALEQAYASVQFIDAATMGANNRNVFHYRTDIGAKGLK, via the coding sequence ATGGCAAAGGTTATGATTGTCGGAAATGGCGGGCGGGAGCACGCATTAGGATGGAGCATAGCACAGGATCCTGAGGTTGAAGAGGTTCTGTATGCAAAAGGAAATCCCGGAACAGCAGCAGAGGAGAAATCCAGGAATGTAGTTGTTGACGCAAAGCCTCTTGATGGAACAAAAAAAGTGAATTTTGAAAAGCTTGCAGATATTGTTGAAAAGGAATCCATAGAGATGATTGTTGTTGGTCCTGAGCAGCCCCTTCTTGATGGAATTACTGATTTTTTCCATGACCGGGGATATACGCATATATTCGGGCCGACAGCACGGGCATCTCAGATAGAGGCAGATAAATTCCTCTCTGAGCAGCTGATGGCATCGCTTGGCATACCAAGGGCAGCATCGTATCTCTGCCCCAATCCGGGTTCTGCAAGGAAATGGATACCTAAAGTGGATTCCGAGGGCGTTGTTCTCAAGCCTCGTGGCCCCACAGGAGGCAAAGGAGTCCTGGTTTGCGGCACCAAAGAAGAGGCATTAGCAAAGCTTGACAGCCATGCAGAAAAATATGGCCATGAACTCCTTGTTGTTGAGCGCCTCTTTGGCCAGGAATTCTCTGTGTTTGGAATTGCAGACGGGAAAAGCTTCCTTCCAATTGAGACTGCTGTACAGGACCATAAGCCTCTTTACGATAATGACCAAGGCCCGAACACAGGCGGAATGGGCGCTTACTGCCCTGTCCCTATTGCTGATGCAGACATTGTGCGTAGGGCTGCAGATACCATGATGACCCCCATTATCCGCAAGCTTGCAGAGATAGAAACGCCCTATACCGGCTTCCTCTATGCAGGCATGATTATGACAGTAGAAGGCCCAAAGGTTCTGGAGTACAACTGCAGGCTGGGAGATCCTGAGACCCAGGCTCTTGTGATGATGCTAAAGTCAGGGCTCTATCAGCCAATAAAACTTGCTTTGGAAGGAAGGCTGCATGAGGCCCTATTCCCTCTTAAGGAAGGCGCTGCTTGTTGCGTGGTGATGGCTTCAGATGGATATGGTGAACGAGAAAATTTTGCGACAGGATTTCCAATCTCAGGATTAAAGGAGACAGCTGCTTGGCATGTCAAAGTCTTTCATGCCGGAACCGCAATAGATGATAAGGATGAAGTAGTGACTGCAAGCGGGCGTGTATTGGGAGTCACAAGCTATTCAGAGCAAGGCTTGGCTGAAGCACTGGAGCAAGCCTATGCGTCTGTCCAATTTATTGATGCAGCAACAATGGGAGCTAATAATCGGAACGTCTTCCATTACCGAACGGATATTGGGGCAAAGGGGTTA
- the purQ gene encoding phosphoribosylformylglycinamidine synthase I → MKKPRVCVIRFDGTNCDREAAHAFNQVGAHAEIVHINSLRHHYNPVFGQSRLSASPVDILRLGDYHILAIPGGFSKGDYVNAGVIASQELKQYLGDEISKFIDDGKLIIGICNGFQILVKAGLLPMFDGQKEQTVTLTYNDSQRFECRWTRLKAAEGNSCVWTNGISTIELPVAHGEGKFYAAPDTLRRLFDNGQVVYQYVDQDGNPAKEVPDNPNGSLEAIAGICDPTGRIFGLMPHPERYNTPLNHPLASLQRILERSYVDKDNPAIAERLRLAGSLPKEGAGLQILKNGVDYAAQHLM, encoded by the coding sequence ATGAAAAAACCAAGAGTCTGTGTTATACGGTTTGATGGAACAAATTGCGACAGAGAGGCTGCTCATGCCTTTAATCAGGTCGGAGCACACGCAGAGATTGTCCATATCAATTCTTTGCGGCACCATTATAATCCTGTCTTCGGCCAAAGCAGATTGAGCGCCAGTCCTGTAGATATCCTAAGGCTTGGTGACTACCATATCCTTGCGATTCCAGGAGGATTCTCCAAAGGAGACTATGTAAATGCAGGAGTCATAGCCAGCCAGGAGTTAAAGCAGTATCTTGGAGATGAGATTAGCAAATTTATTGATGACGGAAAGCTGATTATCGGAATCTGCAATGGCTTTCAGATTCTTGTGAAAGCAGGATTATTGCCGATGTTTGATGGCCAGAAAGAACAGACCGTAACCTTGACATATAACGACAGCCAGAGATTTGAATGCAGATGGACACGATTAAAGGCCGCTGAAGGCAACAGTTGTGTGTGGACCAATGGAATCAGCACTATTGAGCTTCCTGTTGCTCATGGCGAGGGCAAGTTCTATGCAGCTCCGGACACGCTCAGAAGATTATTTGACAATGGGCAGGTTGTGTATCAATATGTTGATCAGGATGGAAATCCAGCAAAGGAGGTTCCAGATAATCCCAATGGATCTTTGGAGGCAATTGCAGGGATCTGCGATCCGACTGGAAGGATATTCGGCTTGATGCCCCATCCTGAAAGATACAATACTCCTTTGAACCATCCTCTTGCTTCATTGCAGAGGATTTTGGAAAGAAGCTATGTTGACAAGGATAATCCTGCAATTGCTGAAAGGCTGAGGTTAGCTGGAAGCCTGCCCAAAGAAGGAGCAGGGCTTCAGATATTGAAGAATGGAGTTGACTATGCAGCTCAGCATTTGATGTAA